The Nicotiana sylvestris chromosome 6, ASM39365v2, whole genome shotgun sequence genomic sequence caagctaggcttccttcctttccacttctcataaggaatggactgtgttttactatgaggtacacggttgattattcggttagctgtaagtatagcttccccccacaagttctgtggtaagccagaacttattagcaatgcattcatcatctccttcaatgttcgattattcctctccgcaattccattagattgtggaAAGTAAGGGGCAGTTTGGTGAATAATGCTAAtttccaaacaaatttcttcaaaaggagattcatattcgccacccctatcacttcttatcattttgatctttttgtttagttgcgtttcaacttcactcttgtattgcttgaaagcatcaattgcctcatctttactattaagtaaataaacatagcagtatctcgtgctatcgtcaataaaagtaataaaatactttttcccaccgcgagatggtgttgacttcatgtcgcaaatatctgtgtgaattaagtctaaaggacttgaattcctttcaacggacttataaggatgcttagcatactttgattccacacatatttgacatttggaattaatgcaatcaaattttggcaatacttctagatttatcatcttccgcaatgttttgaagtttacgtgacctaaacgcgaatgccataaagtgtttgactcaagtaagtaagaagaaacattcactttattgataggaactgctattacatttagcttaaaaaggccctcatttaggtaaccttttcctacatatacatcgttcttactaagtacaacactattagaaacaaaaatacatttgaatccattcttgacaagaagtgaggtagacacaagattcttgcgaatttctggaacatggaggacttgatttagagtcactatttttcccgacgtcatcttcaacgcaatcttgccaactccttcaattttggccgtagatgaatttcccatgaagattgtctcgtcgggacctgcgggggcataagaagaaaataactccttgttagcacaCACATGGCGGGTGGCTCCAGAATCTATCCACCATTCTTTCAGATTTCCTACCAAGTTGCATTCAGACAACATGGCACACAAGTCTTCCATTTCATCTTCAACCATGTTggcttgattctttttcttcttatcagTCTTTGGCGCACGACAATCCACTGCCTTATGCCCAGTTTTTCCACAATTAtggcaattacccttgaacttcttcttgcttgggtaattctttggtccagaagccttcttcctttttcttattttgtggTGCCTCCTCAACAATGTTTGCCCCCAAAATTGTTGAGTTTCCACGTAacttcttttcagcatttttgttgtcttcttctatcctcagacgaacaatcaagtcttctagtgtcatttccttccgcttgtgtttaagatagttcttaaaatccttccacaacggaggtaatttctcaatgaaagcagcgacttgaaaggcctcatttatgaccataccttcaataaAAAACTCATAATTAGTAATAAGATAAATCTCATTAATAAAATTATTAACTCgggtcataccttcagcaaggaggtcatgcacaatgacttgtaattcttggacttgagttatgactgacctagtgtcaatcatcttgaaatccaaaaaccttgcagccacgaacttcttaagtccggcatcctcagtcttgtacttcttctcaagtgcattccataacgcttttgaagtttccatgacactatagacattgtacaagccatcttccaaacaactcaatatgtagtttttgcacaagaaatcagaatgtttccatgcttcagttacaacaagtcgttcatcatccggagtattttcagccatgaccggaggatcctccttgatgaaacgttgcaaactcaacgtagtaagatagaagagcatcttcatttgccagcgtttgaagtcaataccggaaaactttccgggtttttctgccggtgccatagcaTGAGCAGGAGTAGAACGGCTTGACGAGGCAGCAACACTCGTAACAGTAGCAACCGTTCCCACAACACttccattagtttggttttcattcgtcatatttctgtaaaattgaaaacaatacagaacttgttaaatcagtgaagttttgatatcttcaaactgaataccaaaccaaccatacaacacgtaacaatggtgaagtttttatatacttcaaaCACGTACGTTTATTATTCCGGCAAAGTTTTTATGTAATTTAAACCGGACAGAAACAATTATAGGAGTAGAAAGCAACAAGGCTTTAGTCTCCAACAAAGTATATAGAAAACAGTTTAATAATCAACACAGAAACGTTAATAATgtaaaattccttaagcttgtgagCATTACTGTGttaaaaaatcagaaaacaaaacTGTTAGCATAATAAAGAAATCTAGAAAAAACAATAAAGAATCAAAattattccgagtccacaatttttcttgtgtatccttaaggaattttaactcCCTcaacgttgccaaggtaatggattaaatcctcccaggataaagcggaataaaccttcctgcaacagtggcaatacaaactgcaggataccaacgaactcaaagaacggagcaaaatcacacttacaaatttgagagagagagactgcgaattaggatgcagtttattcagaaagaaagaagttctggagTCTTTTCGTGTCTTGAAGATGCAaccttgcctcagaatttataggcaaatatcagaagaggtgtctggaaaggtgccttttcagaaaatacgcggcctgccacggttctaccgcgaccgcggcagaaccgcggtcaGAGAGGCTCTCTGAATAAACCTGCGTATTTTCAGCAGTGacttggcatttaattaattattaaataattaaataaattttgtccaaaaaataatctcATCGATCATTTGACGAAGCCGAAGCCGaggcgagcgagcgacgacgacagcgcgagggttcattctcttcaactccttttaagagctttaagaagtgaatctatatataagcacacaaatgtgattgtccctcaccaatgagggacaaagtgcaagacaaaagtttacttcttcaaattttcattttccctccatttctaattcacacttcttctactttaaagcccaatggcttaaagtacAACATTTTCATGGTGTACTACCTAAGCTAATCAATAGATAATAACTTCCTGATAATCAACCACCTCGCTTAAATTTGTCAAGACCTTTTTTTAGGGACCGTTAAAACATTTTTTAACCAGGTATTAGTTTTTAAATCAACAATAAGTTCAGAATTACTATCACATTACCTCATCTCAATGTGAATTCTCCCATTAAATAGTTTGGTCATATGCATTACAATGTTAATCCCCAAACAACAGTTTATCTCAACCAGTTACAAAGTGAAAAGAGTAATCTAATATTAGATAATTCTTACTATAACCAGAAAAGATGCATGCAAAGAAAAAGATAAGTACTCTACAACTTTGATTAAATATATAATATTGAGTGAAATAAAATAATCT encodes the following:
- the LOC138870475 gene encoding uncharacterized protein — translated: MTNENQTNGSVVGTVATVTSVAASSSRSTPAHAMAPAEKPGKFSGIDFKRWQMKMLFYLTTLSLQRFIKEDPPVMAENTPDDERLVVTEAWKHSDFLCKNYILSCLEDGLYNVYSVMETSKALWNALEKKYKTEDAGLKKFVAARFLDFKMIDTRSVITQVQELQVIVHDLLAEGMVINEAFQVAAFIEKLPPLWKDFKNYLKHKRKEMTLEDLIVRLRIEEDNKNAEKKLRGNSTILGANIVEEAPQNKKKEEGFWTKELPKQEEVQG